TATCTGTTAGTATGTTTTATAGGCACAATATTAATCTTGTCTATTCAGCATTTTAGTTTATTAGAAGCTGCTTTTGAGGTTGTATCGGCTATGGGTACAGTTGGTTTATCCCTGGGCATTACACCTCATTTGGAGGCACCTGCAAAATTTATAATAATACTAATTATGTTTATAGGTCGAATTGGGCCGAGTTCATTATTATTAATGATGATAAAGAGAGAAAGAAAATATAAAATAATGTATCCAGAAGAAAAAATATTGTTGGGGTAATGAGTGAAAAAAAGAGATGTTGCTGTAATTGGATTGGGCATATTTGGTAAAGAGCTTGCTTTGAAGTTAGCCAGTTTAGGGCATAACGTGTTGGCAGTTGACTTAGATGAGAAAAAGGTTGAAGAAATTAAGGATCTTGTTGACGAAGCTATAGTTGCTGATGCAACAGATATTGATGTTTTAAAAGAATTACAGCTTGACAGATTTAGTATAGTTGTTTTAGCAATGACTAGTAGTTTTGAAAATATTGTACTTACTTTGGCACTACTTAGAAAAATGAGCAGCAATTCTAATGTAAAAATTTATGTGAAGGCTGATACAGATTTGCAAGCTGAGGTACTATCAAAAA
The Deferribacterota bacterium genome window above contains:
- a CDS encoding TrkA family potassium uptake protein, which gives rise to MKKRDVAVIGLGIFGKELALKLASLGHNVLAVDLDEKKVEEIKDLVDEAIVADATDIDVLKELQLDRFSIVVLAMTSSFENIVLTLALLRKMSSNSNVKIYVKADTDLQAEVLSKIGADKVILPDKEVAYNVAHQITLPNLHKILNIDDNIDLVEVTVPGAMDGKSLQELDLRRKYNVNVFICKKNGGKADLVTDSSMKLYAGDILVVSGDKDNIMKVFA